Genomic DNA from Streptomyces sp. NBC_01571:
CACCACCAGGACGCCGCCGCCCACCGCGAGCGTCATCGACACCGCCGTGTCGAAGCCGGTCTCCATGTTGAGGTGAGAGGGCACCCGGCGCCACGCCTGAAGGGTGATTCCGCCGACCTCCACGACACAGTCCGCGGCGAACACGACGAGCAGCGCGGTGCGCGGGCGCGCTCCGACGCGCAGGTACGACGTGACCCAGGTGAGCGCGATCAGCGTCAGTCCGAAGGAGAGTCCGAACGTCACGGGCTTCCGCCAGGAGACCGGCCCGTCCCAGGGGCCGCCGTCCACGGCGAAGACGACCAGATGCGCCAGCCCGGAGAGCGTCAGCACGGCACCGGTCCCGTGGCAGAGGCGCTCGGAGGGACGCGCCGCGCGCCACGCGGCACGGACACCTCTGTCCTCCCGGTGGCCAGGGCGCGGCGCGGGGACGGTGGCCGGCGGAGCGGTGAGGGCTGGCGCGTGTGTTCCGCCGCGGTGTTCCGTGCGGCTCTCCGGATGGTCCATGGGTACAGCTTCGACGGCCCGGAGCACGGGGTCGTCGTACGGCCGAAGACTCCCGCCGTACGCCACGGAGAGTACGGCCGCAGGACGTGCGGGAGCCTCCCGGAAGTTGCGGAAGACGCGGAAGATGTGGCGGACGCAGCGGCGCCGGTGGTCCGCGACCCCGACGAGGCCGCCTCGCGTCGTTGCCCGGACAGGGCTCGGCGCCGGGATCCGGCCGTTGTCCGACCGCGACCCTGGTCTCGGAGGTGTCGCGTGGTGCGCTTGACACCAAAATCGAACATCCATTCTTATGGAATCTCCGGCGGGGCTCATGACGGGGATTCCGGCAGGGCTTTCGTGGAGATGTGCCCGAGTTATCCACAGGTCGGGCGGGCGTCGGGGCGCATTGTCAGTGGCAGGCGTTAGCGTCTTTGACGTGAAGCGATCGACTCAAGCAAATCGGGTGGAACCCATGGCAGGTACTGACCGCGAGAAGGCGCTCGACGCCGCGCTCGCACAGATTGAACGGCAATTCGGCAAGGGCGCGGTGATGCGCCTGGGCGAGCGCCCGAACGAGCCCATCGAGGTCATCCCCACCGGGTCGACCGCGCTCGACGTGGCCCTCGGGGTCGGCGGCCTGCCGCGCGGCCGAGTGGTGGAGGTGTACGGCCCGGAGTCCTCCGGCAAGACGACGCTGACGCTGCACGCGGTGGCGAACGCGCAGAAGGCCGGCGGCCAGGTGGCCTTCGTGGACGCCGAGCACGCCCTCGACCCCGAGTACGCGAAGAAGCTCGGCGTCGACATCGACAACCTGATCCTGTCCCAGCCGGACAACGGCGAGCAGGCTCTGGAAATCGTGGACATGCTCGTCCGCTCCGGCGCGCTCGACCTCATCGTCATCGACTCCGTCGCCGCCCTGGTGCCGCGCGCGGAGATCGAGGGCGAGATGGGTGACTCGCACGTGGGTCTGCAGGCCCGCCTGATGAGCCAGGCCCTGCGCAAGATCACCAGCGCGCTCAACCAGTCGAAGACCACCGCGATCTTCATCAACCAGCTCCGCGAGAAGATCGGCGTGATGTTCGGTTCCCCGGAGACCACGACGGGTGGCCGGGCGCTGAAGTTCTACGCCTCGGTGCGTCTCGACATCCGCCGCATCGAAACGCTGAAGGACGGCACGGACGCGGTCGGCAACCGCACCCGCGTCAAGGTCGTCAAGAACAAGGTCGCGCCCCCCTTCAAGCAGGCCGAGTTCGACATCCTCTACGGGCACGGCATCAGCCGTGAGGGCGGCCTGATCGACATGGGCGTGGAGCACGGCTTCGTGCGCAAGGCCGGCGCCTGGTACACGTACGAGGGCGACCAGCTCGGCCAGGGCAAGGAGAACGCGCGCAACTTCCTGAAGGACAACCCCGACCTCGCGAACGAGATCGAGAAGAAGATCAAGGAGAAGCTGGGTGTCGGCGTGAGGCCGGCGGAGCCCACCGCCGAGCCGGCCGCGGACGCGGCGGCCCCGACCGCCTCGGACGAGGCCGCGAAGACGGTGCCGGCACCCGCGGTCAAGACCACCAAGTCCAAGACCGCGGCGGCCAAGAGCTAGTCCATGACGCGACGAACCGACTGGGCCGAGTACGCCGACCCCGTGCCACCGGAGGGGCGGGGGTACGGGGGACAGGGCGACGCGGTCGGAGACGGCGGAAGAACCCACGGCGGGGCGTACGGCTCCGACGGGTTCCTCGGCGGGGAACCGGACGGACCGGACGGCGAGGGCCGTTGGAGCGGAGGCTCCCGCGGCCGCGTCGGGCGCGGCGGCGCGGACGGTGCGGCGGGCTACGGCGACGTTCCGGCGGACCCGCACGGTTCGCAGGCTGACGGTTCACGCCGTGGCGGTGCCGGCCGGCGCGGCGACGGCGGGCCGCGCGGTGGACGAGGGCGTCGGAGAAACGGCGGTTTCGGTGAGCCGTCCGGCGACCCACAGGATGGAGGCACTCCTACCTCGTCGAGGGCCGAGAAGGGGGAGCCCCCAGGGGACCCGGCTGAGCGGGCGCGGGCGATCTGTCTGCGCCTGCTCACCGGGACCCCGCGTACGCGGAAACAGCTCGCGGATGCGCTGCGCAAGCGTGAGATCCCCGACGAGGTCGCGGACGAGGTCCTGTCACGCTTCGAGGAGGTCGGCCTGATCAACGACGGCGCCTTCGCGGACGCCTGGGTGGAGTCCCGGCACCACGGCCGGGGTCTGGCCCGGCGGGCCCTCGCGCGGGAGCTGCGGACCAAGGGCGTGGACTCGACGCTCATCGACGAGGCCGTCGGACAGCTCGACTCCGAGCAGGAGGAGGCGACGGCGCGCGAACTCGTCGCCCGCAAGCTGCGCTCCACACGCGGCCTCGACCGCGACAAGCGGCTGCGCCGTCTCGCGGGCATGCTCGCCCGCAAGGGTTACTCCGAGGGCATGGCGCTGCGGGTGGTCCGCCAGGCCCTGGAGGAAGAGGGCGAGGACACGGAGGGGCTCGGGGACGAGGGGTTCTGACCCGAGGGGGTGCGGGCACGGGGTGTTCTGGCCCGGCGGACATTCTGGGCGCGGGACTCCGACCTGACGGGATTCCGGGCACCCGGTTCCGAACAGGGGCAGGGGGCAGTGAGCCATGGCGACCGCCCCTTACGGCAGAGGGCGCCCACCATGGCCGAACCACCTGAACCGAACCACCTGAACCACGGGGACTGCCTGGACCACCGGAACGAGGGGACCACCTGGACCACGGCGACTACGGGGACGGCGCCGTCACCGGCAGACCGGCCGCCTTCCACGCCTGGAATCCTCCGACCAGGTCGGTCGCCCGGCTCAGTCCCAGCCGGTGCAGGGACACCGCGGCGAGGCTGGACGCGTACCCCTCGTTGCAGATCACGACGACCCGCAGATCATGGCTGGTGGCCTCGGGGACGCGGTGGCTGCCCTGAGGGTCGAGCCGCCACTCCAGTTCGTTGCGTTCGACGACGAGGGCACCGGGGATCAGCCCGTCGCGGTCACGCAGGGCGGCGTACCGGATGTCGACGAGAAGGGCTTCGCCGGCCCGCGCGGCGTCGTGTGCGTCCACGGCCTCCACGCGGTCGAGTCCCGCGCGGACCTCCTCCAGCAGTGCGTCGATGCCCACCGGGCCTTGGGTGTGGTCGCTCACTG
This window encodes:
- the recA gene encoding recombinase RecA; the protein is MAGTDREKALDAALAQIERQFGKGAVMRLGERPNEPIEVIPTGSTALDVALGVGGLPRGRVVEVYGPESSGKTTLTLHAVANAQKAGGQVAFVDAEHALDPEYAKKLGVDIDNLILSQPDNGEQALEIVDMLVRSGALDLIVIDSVAALVPRAEIEGEMGDSHVGLQARLMSQALRKITSALNQSKTTAIFINQLREKIGVMFGSPETTTGGRALKFYASVRLDIRRIETLKDGTDAVGNRTRVKVVKNKVAPPFKQAEFDILYGHGISREGGLIDMGVEHGFVRKAGAWYTYEGDQLGQGKENARNFLKDNPDLANEIEKKIKEKLGVGVRPAEPTAEPAADAAAPTASDEAAKTVPAPAVKTTKSKTAAAKS
- a CDS encoding rhodanese-like domain-containing protein, whose protein sequence is MSDHTQGPVGIDALLEEVRAGLDRVEAVDAHDAARAGEALLVDIRYAALRDRDGLIPGALVVERNELEWRLDPQGSHRVPEATSHDLRVVVICNEGYASSLAAVSLHRLGLSRATDLVGGFQAWKAAGLPVTAPSP
- the recX gene encoding recombination regulator RecX — translated: MTRRTDWAEYADPVPPEGRGYGGQGDAVGDGGRTHGGAYGSDGFLGGEPDGPDGEGRWSGGSRGRVGRGGADGAAGYGDVPADPHGSQADGSRRGGAGRRGDGGPRGGRGRRRNGGFGEPSGDPQDGGTPTSSRAEKGEPPGDPAERARAICLRLLTGTPRTRKQLADALRKREIPDEVADEVLSRFEEVGLINDGAFADAWVESRHHGRGLARRALARELRTKGVDSTLIDEAVGQLDSEQEEATARELVARKLRSTRGLDRDKRLRRLAGMLARKGYSEGMALRVVRQALEEEGEDTEGLGDEGF